In Dyadobacter sp. NIV53, a single window of DNA contains:
- a CDS encoding sensor histidine kinase, with translation MTGEIFRKYLSKPQEKPGDIGSSIRGITEDATGKVWACSYGYIRSDTAYMLHQIDPLSGLTRHMVLYRQKNIPGNEVIPYKVLFSKSQVYAVTDGTQFLHIDPGNGKYTRVEFPFVSGRGFTSFYKLNDHTFWMGTWGGMAAIDTRNLKPVLLNDKAGRYIKNERINYFMAWSRNRVLVSTVNGLYVLNQDATIEAHYGQSPADKIKLPALQIFHTVWHENALWAASGQGLIRIDTVQKKTRLFTIHDGLPDNNIYAALPDELGNLWLSTNKGLSRFNTRTQKFHNYGLSDGLPHTEFNHGSYLKAKDGTLYFGGLNGIVSFDPARLDTRSDKEHALQLISYSKYDADRNKADTTINYKAGGKIVFNPSERLFAFSFMSPDYQNTAINRFRYKLEGWNDDRWQMFESGNKLLLNSLPPGKYKLRVQVSVAGADWSAREWQAPVEMAAPWYRSPWFFILSILIIGIFFYLFYRYRLSQILHIQQIRNGISADMHDEIGSTLSSITFYSQALLMQMEKSEHQQVVQKIKENAQQVQEGLSDIVWSVKAGSDQIDDVFARMFSFGNGLAESKGIAFHFQTDPLLQKMKLDMQMRKNLYLIFKEAMNNAAKYACCSTIHVDLRHENGKVKMVSKDNGVGFDRELAKKGNGLANMQQRATQMKGKLMLETTKGGGTTITLVF, from the coding sequence TTGACCGGGGAAATATTCCGGAAATACCTGAGTAAGCCACAGGAAAAACCGGGTGACATTGGCAGCAGCATAAGAGGCATTACAGAGGATGCGACAGGCAAAGTATGGGCATGTTCTTATGGCTACATCCGCAGCGATACAGCCTACATGCTCCACCAGATTGACCCGTTATCAGGCCTGACAAGGCATATGGTGCTGTACAGGCAGAAAAACATTCCGGGCAACGAAGTGATCCCGTATAAGGTTTTGTTTTCTAAAAGCCAGGTGTATGCCGTTACGGATGGCACCCAGTTTCTCCACATTGATCCTGGCAACGGGAAATACACCCGGGTCGAGTTTCCATTTGTGAGTGGCCGGGGATTTACTTCTTTTTATAAATTGAATGATCATACGTTCTGGATGGGAACATGGGGTGGAATGGCGGCTATTGATACCCGTAACCTGAAACCTGTACTGCTGAATGACAAGGCTGGCCGGTATATCAAAAATGAACGGATAAACTATTTTATGGCCTGGTCCCGTAACCGTGTTCTGGTTAGTACGGTCAACGGTTTGTACGTTTTAAACCAGGATGCTACCATTGAAGCACATTATGGCCAATCGCCGGCAGACAAGATCAAACTTCCTGCTTTGCAGATATTTCACACAGTCTGGCATGAGAATGCATTATGGGCCGCATCAGGCCAAGGATTGATCCGCATTGATACGGTTCAAAAAAAAACGCGGCTATTCACTATTCACGACGGCCTGCCGGATAACAATATTTATGCTGCGCTGCCGGACGAGCTGGGAAATCTTTGGCTAAGTACAAACAAAGGCTTGTCACGATTTAATACCCGCACGCAAAAATTTCATAACTATGGACTTTCTGACGGGCTGCCGCACACCGAGTTCAATCACGGATCTTATCTGAAAGCAAAGGATGGTACCCTTTATTTTGGTGGCCTGAATGGCATTGTCTCATTTGATCCCGCGCGCCTTGATACCCGTTCTGACAAAGAGCATGCATTGCAGCTGATCTCCTACTCCAAATACGATGCCGACCGCAACAAGGCAGACACAACAATAAACTATAAAGCAGGCGGGAAAATTGTCTTTAACCCCTCTGAACGTCTTTTTGCTTTCTCTTTTATGAGCCCGGATTACCAGAACACGGCCATTAACCGGTTCCGCTACAAACTCGAAGGATGGAATGATGATCGCTGGCAAATGTTTGAAAGCGGCAACAAATTGCTGCTTAACAGCCTGCCGCCTGGCAAGTACAAGCTCCGTGTTCAGGTATCTGTTGCAGGTGCCGACTGGAGTGCCCGTGAATGGCAGGCTCCTGTTGAAATGGCTGCTCCCTGGTATAGGTCTCCCTGGTTTTTCATCCTTAGTATTCTGATAATTGGCATCTTTTTCTACCTTTTCTACCGATACAGACTTAGTCAGATTCTTCATATTCAACAGATCAGAAATGGCATCAGTGCCGACATGCATGATGAAATCGGTAGTACGCTCAGCAGTATTACATTTTATAGCCAGGCACTGCTGATGCAAATGGAAAAGTCAGAACATCAGCAGGTTGTGCAAAAAATAAAGGAAAATGCCCAGCAGGTACAGGAAGGGCTTAGTGACATTGTCTGGAGCGTTAAAGCCGGCAGTGACCAGATCGACGATGTGTTTGCACGAATGTTTAGTTTTGGAAACGGATTGGCTGAATCCAAAGGAATTGCCTTCCATTTTCAAACAGATCCTCTGCTACAGAAGATGAAGCTTGACATGCAAATGCGAAAAAATCTTTACCTGATCTTTAAAGAGGCCATGAACAATGCAGCGAAGTATGCCTGCTGCAGCACGATCCATGTAGATCTTCGTCATGAAAACGGCAAGGTTAAAATGGTAAGCAAAGACAATGGTGTAGGGTTTGACCGGGAGCTTGCAAAAAAAGGAAATGGCCTGGCGAATATGCAGCAGCGTGCAACCCAGATGAAAGGCAAACTCATGCTCGAAACGACAAAAGGGGGCGGAACTACCATCACGCTCGTTTTCTAA
- a CDS encoding response regulator transcription factor has product MASRIIIFDDNQERLNSVAMLLNLSSDFTCSGTFANAGNLVADITDSTPDLVLMDIDMPGIDGIEATRLIRRHFGALPVLIQTNFEEDERIFESLRAGANGYLLKKTSPERFLESLGEALNGGAPMTGSIAVRVLRYFSIETSAKKDYHLTEREKHVLGFLVKGCSYKLIAAECGITYNTVNNHIRSIYDKLYVNSATEAVSLAIKERLV; this is encoded by the coding sequence ATGGCATCCAGGATCATAATTTTCGACGATAATCAGGAGAGGCTCAATAGCGTGGCCATGCTGCTGAACCTGTCATCCGACTTCACATGTAGTGGCACCTTCGCCAATGCCGGCAATCTGGTAGCGGATATTACCGACTCAACCCCCGATCTTGTGCTCATGGACATCGATATGCCTGGAATTGACGGTATTGAGGCAACCCGGCTGATACGCAGGCATTTTGGCGCATTGCCTGTATTGATCCAGACGAATTTCGAAGAAGATGAGCGCATTTTTGAGAGCCTTCGGGCTGGAGCGAACGGATATCTTCTCAAAAAAACAAGCCCCGAAAGATTCCTGGAAAGTTTAGGGGAGGCTCTTAATGGCGGCGCGCCGATGACAGGCAGTATCGCTGTCAGGGTACTCCGGTATTTCTCCATAGAAACTTCAGCAAAAAAAGACTACCACCTCACTGAACGGGAAAAGCATGTGCTTGGATTTTTAGTGAAGGGTTGTAGCTACAAGCTGATTGCGGCTGAATGCGGAATCACTTATAATACGGTTAATAACCACATCCGGAGTATTTACGATAAGCTTTATGTCAACAGTGCTACCGAGGCGGTAAGTTTAGCCATTAAGGAAAGGCTGGTTTAG
- a CDS encoding outer membrane protein assembly factor BamE: MKLNKMLLSLLAIYCLNGCVSNNIAWKTNENIKKIKIGMTKEEVIKTLGQKYMITSSARDAYGNPVEVIGYKSDMGEEYHLKFITNKLTEWNRQHINKNVVKDHLPSD; the protein is encoded by the coding sequence ATGAAACTTAATAAAATGTTGCTATCCCTATTGGCCATATACTGCTTAAATGGTTGTGTATCCAATAACATAGCGTGGAAGACCAACGAAAACATCAAGAAAATAAAGATCGGGATGACAAAAGAAGAAGTGATTAAAACACTTGGACAGAAATATATGATAACGTCATCGGCCAGGGATGCCTATGGTAATCCGGTTGAAGTAATTGGCTACAAAAGTGACATGGGCGAAGAGTATCATCTTAAATTTATTACGAATAAGCTGACTGAATGGAACAGACAACATATCAATAAGAATGTGGTTAAAGATCACCTTCCATCTGATTGA
- a CDS encoding T9SS type A sorting domain-containing protein: MKNILILSAFLGLGGITCAQTPALINNGAGLFISQGTEVQVNGDFINEPGSDLNNKGIISTSGDVVNNVPMLQADAGELFLQGTQPQTIAGAPVYATNLTISNPAGVTFTTPVRISGQIAFASGILVNTDPANAITFTTDASVSEDSPASDASHINGFVVKEGVGGFNFPTGDGQSYQPVSVNLTENSDGMMAKYVAGDAGTGDFSNTGSNPTPLLARNAQEYWTLLPAGTAAGTVSIFWDNYNNSGIGNTADLAVAHLIAGKWQNEGASSSSGTSAAGVVTSNSISTWSPFTLGSISASSPLPVRLISFTAKRVESTVVLKWKIADAERFSHFEVQRSIDAVQYEKAGRIDYLKSGSAQSDFDFTDFQSAGASWLAGKLYYRLKLVDLDGSYAYSKAQSVEAGSHDMTLVAYPNPAREVLNLRTGSINVSKAEITITSLEGKRLMHQPVSVIKGKVTLDTHNFPPGVYLLSVRQDGYDQAFKFIKE; encoded by the coding sequence ATGAAAAACATACTTATCTTATCCGCTTTCCTTGGTTTAGGCGGAATAACCTGTGCACAAACACCTGCTTTGATCAACAACGGTGCGGGCCTCTTCATTTCACAGGGGACGGAGGTTCAGGTAAACGGGGATTTTATCAATGAACCTGGCAGTGACCTGAATAACAAGGGTATAATTTCCACCTCTGGCGATGTGGTCAATAATGTGCCCATGCTGCAGGCGGATGCCGGGGAATTATTCCTTCAGGGAACCCAACCCCAAACGATTGCAGGTGCCCCGGTGTATGCTACCAACCTTACTATCAGTAATCCTGCCGGAGTTACATTTACTACACCTGTCAGGATTAGTGGACAAATAGCATTTGCTTCCGGGATATTGGTTAATACCGATCCTGCCAATGCAATTACCTTCACAACGGATGCTTCGGTTAGTGAAGACTCTCCTGCATCGGATGCCAGCCATATCAATGGTTTTGTGGTAAAAGAAGGAGTTGGTGGTTTTAATTTCCCTACCGGTGACGGACAATCCTACCAGCCTGTTTCAGTCAACCTGACCGAAAACAGCGATGGCATGATGGCAAAATATGTAGCGGGGGATGCTGGTACCGGAGACTTCAGCAACACCGGTAGCAATCCTACCCCACTTTTGGCACGAAATGCACAGGAATACTGGACGCTTTTGCCAGCGGGCACTGCTGCCGGCACGGTTTCAATTTTCTGGGACAACTACAATAATTCCGGCATCGGTAACACTGCGGATCTGGCTGTCGCGCATCTTATAGCCGGAAAATGGCAGAACGAGGGAGCCAGCAGTAGCAGCGGCACTTCAGCAGCGGGTGTAGTAACCAGTAACAGTATCAGCACGTGGAGCCCTTTCACACTGGGGAGCATCTCAGCATCTTCACCACTGCCGGTGCGGCTGATTTCCTTTACTGCCAAAAGAGTAGAAAGTACCGTAGTACTGAAATGGAAAATCGCAGATGCCGAGCGGTTCAGCCACTTTGAAGTGCAGCGAAGTATTGATGCGGTACAGTACGAAAAGGCAGGCCGGATTGATTATCTGAAAAGTGGCAGCGCCCAGTCGGATTTCGATTTTACAGACTTTCAGTCCGCAGGCGCCTCATGGCTGGCTGGCAAGCTTTATTACCGTTTAAAGCTGGTCGACCTGGACGGAAGTTATGCATATAGCAAGGCACAAAGTGTTGAAGCTGGTAGCCATGACATGACATTGGTAGCATATCCTAACCCTGCCAGAGAGGTGTTAAATCTTCGGACAGGCAGTATTAATGTAAGCAAAGCCGAAATAACCATAACATCGTTGGAGGGAAAACGTCTGATGCATCAGCCTGTATCCGTAATTAAGGGAAAAGTCACCTTGGATACCCATAATTTCCCACCGGGAGTTTACCTCTTATCTGTTCGTCAGGACGGCTACGATCAGGCTTTCAAATTCATTAAAGAATAG
- a CDS encoding amidohydrolase family protein, protein MKRLNLILAIIISIVATFNNSSFGQKSSPKHLPIIDVHVHAMKVNPAFAADMCPWFLSSMPGANPNGPAPTFINTDCALPLKAARSDKEFQDSLMATMKRLNMTIIASGDAGIIRSWQKAAAPGRVIPSISISSSEEMTVVAFTDSLSKGFYKVMGEVAPQYQGMSPSDQSLDGYFAAAEKLNIPVGIHMGTGGNGSINISNPKYRASMGNPFLLEDLLARHPKLQVWVMHAGYPMMDEMLALMGANAYVYVDVAGMIWSYPLEEVNIYIKRLVQAGFGKRILYGTDLMIWPKLLETSIGVIENANYLSFDQKRDILFNNAVRFFRLDENKLK, encoded by the coding sequence ATGAAAAGACTTAACTTAATTTTGGCAATAATTATATCTATTGTCGCAACATTCAATAACTCCTCTTTTGGGCAAAAATCAAGTCCCAAACATCTTCCAATCATAGATGTACATGTGCATGCCATGAAGGTAAATCCCGCCTTTGCAGCTGATATGTGCCCCTGGTTTCTAAGCAGTATGCCGGGCGCCAATCCTAACGGCCCCGCTCCTACCTTCATCAATACAGATTGTGCCCTACCGCTCAAAGCGGCCAGATCAGATAAAGAATTCCAGGACTCATTGATGGCTACAATGAAGCGGTTGAATATGACCATCATTGCAAGCGGCGATGCAGGCATTATCCGCAGCTGGCAGAAAGCAGCAGCTCCTGGCAGGGTTATTCCAAGTATCAGCATAAGTTCGTCAGAAGAGATGACGGTAGTTGCTTTTACCGACTCCCTATCCAAAGGGTTCTATAAAGTGATGGGTGAAGTAGCTCCTCAGTATCAGGGGATGTCACCCAGCGACCAATCCCTGGACGGGTATTTCGCAGCAGCTGAAAAACTTAATATTCCGGTTGGCATTCACATGGGTACCGGAGGTAACGGCAGTATTAATATATCAAATCCAAAGTACCGGGCTTCGATGGGTAACCCCTTTTTATTGGAAGACCTGCTGGCCCGCCATCCCAAACTGCAGGTATGGGTAATGCACGCCGGTTATCCCATGATGGATGAAATGCTGGCATTGATGGGAGCCAATGCTTACGTCTATGTAGATGTTGCCGGGATGATCTGGAGTTATCCGCTGGAAGAAGTAAATATTTATATTAAACGGCTCGTACAGGCTGGTTTTGGCAAAAGAATACTATATGGCACTGATCTGATGATATGGCCGAAACTTCTGGAAACATCCATTGGTGTGATTGAAAATGCCAATTATTTATCCTTTGATCAAAAACGGGATATTTTATTTAATAATGCAGTCCGTTTTTTTCGGTTAGACGAAAATAAACTGAAGTAA
- a CDS encoding serine hydrolase has product MHLLLPSIRILQTKHKDNGLNFHSAQICFNLFSILFAAMVMGQPKPKEPQTIKELQQAIQKVLKETGTPAVGVALVRGDSLVWVAGIGKANLEKNRDANENTMFRIGSVSKMFVSLAILKLQEEGRISLKDKVRDLAPEIAFINPWENTAPILVEHLLEHTTGWDDLHLADYAMNEPKLTLKQGLDYHPHSRISRWIPGTRMSYCNSGPAVAAYIIEKITGRTFEDYIQEHFFKPMGMQTMSYYATSLYKNSGATLYMDNQPQKYWNISVRPSGSINASAKDMARMLRFFIQRGHVDSLQIVSEKSLERMEMSTTTIGASQGLQYGYGLSNYSSVYKSYVYRSHGGGVNGGLTDFSYLPGHQAGYAIMINSGDGNALYRIQQLVRSFQTHNLKSDKTVRTDNTGPLPTLDVNGYYILINPRIQMTDYLERIVNLRHIWGKERFLFNSPLFGGSTETYLAINDHQFISQETGKISMVKVRDPLAGEVLQADTQILMRVSPFAAFGRLILLGLWICYLAGSLIFGCIWLIRWGMGKSVGLSKQTIGLWPVIASLLFVCASIMASVGGKNPFELLGKVSPVSVSIMVLTIGFALTTAWSAVHIFLERKTKSVSNIYIHVVILTGLHLVVTCYLIWYGVIGIQTWN; this is encoded by the coding sequence ATGCATCTGCTTCTCCCATCAATCAGAATCCTCCAGACAAAACACAAAGACAATGGCCTCAATTTCCATTCCGCTCAGATCTGTTTTAACCTTTTTTCAATCCTTTTTGCGGCCATGGTGATGGGCCAGCCGAAACCCAAAGAACCTCAAACTATCAAAGAGCTGCAGCAAGCCATTCAGAAAGTCCTGAAAGAAACCGGAACTCCTGCCGTAGGCGTGGCATTGGTGCGGGGCGATAGTCTGGTCTGGGTTGCAGGAATCGGCAAAGCGAACCTGGAAAAGAACAGGGATGCCAATGAAAATACGATGTTCCGGATTGGTTCTGTCTCCAAAATGTTTGTTTCCCTGGCCATTTTAAAATTGCAGGAAGAAGGCCGTATAAGTCTTAAAGACAAAGTCCGTGATCTGGCGCCAGAAATTGCGTTCATCAACCCATGGGAAAACACAGCCCCAATCCTGGTGGAACATCTGCTGGAACATACTACCGGATGGGACGATCTGCATCTGGCAGATTATGCCATGAACGAACCCAAACTAACCTTGAAACAGGGACTTGACTACCATCCTCATTCGCGCATCTCGCGCTGGATTCCGGGGACACGTATGTCCTACTGCAATTCCGGCCCGGCGGTGGCTGCATACATTATCGAAAAGATTACCGGCCGGACTTTTGAGGATTATATTCAGGAGCATTTTTTTAAACCTATGGGAATGCAGACGATGAGTTATTATGCCACGAGTTTATACAAGAATTCCGGTGCCACATTATATATGGATAATCAACCGCAAAAGTACTGGAACATCAGTGTCCGGCCTTCGGGATCAATCAATGCATCTGCTAAAGACATGGCAAGAATGCTCAGGTTTTTTATCCAAAGAGGACATGTTGACAGCCTTCAGATAGTAAGCGAAAAATCTCTTGAGCGTATGGAAATGTCCACCACCACGATCGGTGCCAGTCAGGGACTTCAATACGGATACGGATTGTCTAATTACTCGTCGGTGTATAAAAGTTATGTTTACCGCTCGCATGGCGGGGGTGTCAATGGAGGCTTAACCGATTTTTCCTATCTGCCCGGCCATCAGGCAGGCTATGCGATCATGATCAATTCGGGTGATGGAAATGCCCTGTACCGAATCCAACAGCTGGTACGCAGTTTCCAGACACACAATTTGAAGTCTGACAAGACCGTTCGTACAGATAACACGGGGCCATTACCTACCCTGGATGTCAATGGTTACTATATCCTCATCAATCCCAGAATTCAGATGACGGACTATCTTGAACGGATCGTCAACCTGCGCCATATCTGGGGGAAGGAACGGTTTCTTTTCAATTCGCCCCTATTCGGCGGAAGTACCGAAACATATCTGGCCATTAATGATCACCAGTTCATCTCACAGGAGACTGGAAAGATCAGCATGGTGAAAGTACGTGATCCGCTGGCAGGTGAAGTTCTGCAGGCAGATACTCAGATACTCATGCGGGTTTCACCCTTTGCGGCATTTGGCCGGCTTATCCTTTTAGGCTTATGGATATGCTATCTGGCAGGTTCGCTGATCTTTGGGTGCATCTGGCTGATTCGCTGGGGCATGGGTAAATCCGTCGGACTGTCAAAACAAACAATTGGTTTGTGGCCGGTCATAGCTAGCCTGCTTTTTGTATGTGCGTCCATTATGGCATCTGTGGGTGGGAAAAACCCATTTGAACTCCTGGGTAAAGTCAGTCCTGTATCGGTTTCTATCATGGTCTTGACAATCGGATTTGCGTTGACAACTGCCTGGTCTGCCGTTCATATTTTTTTAGAAAGAAAGACAAAAAGTGTAAGCAATATTTACATCCATGTTGTTATTCTGACCGGATTGCATCTAGTAGTGACCTGCTATCTAATATGGTACGGCGTAATTGGCATCCAGACCTGGAATTAA
- a CDS encoding VOC family protein, giving the protein MEIRGARFVVADQSEEHGNFGPERLKGTPVRIGLQVEDPDQVFELAVQAGASIIYAVADQDYGYRLGHLSDPFGHHWEVFKPI; this is encoded by the coding sequence ATGGAGATTAGAGGTGCCAGGTTCGTTGTGGCAGATCAGTCGGAGGAGCATGGTAATTTTGGCCCTGAAAGATTAAAAGGTACACCTGTAAGAATTGGCTTGCAAGTCGAAGATCCTGACCAAGTATTCGAACTTGCAGTACAAGCAGGCGCATCAATTATTTATGCTGTGGCCGATCAGGATTACGGTTACAGATTGGGTCACTTATCCGATCCTTTTGGCCATCATTGGGAAGTTTTCAAACCCATATAA